A single genomic interval of Helianthus annuus cultivar XRQ/B chromosome 6, HanXRQr2.0-SUNRISE, whole genome shotgun sequence harbors:
- the LOC110945037 gene encoding zinc finger MYM-type protein 1-like yields MGSVRSAGFCLENSLPFRGHDESENSLYKGIFLSVLKLISVNNPDISKYTLGKAKKNNKLTAPSIQKEIVDCYAKEVTKMICEEIKDDVFGLLVDESSDVSLKEQMAVVVRYVDKVGVVKESLIGVTRVRGQGYDGASNMRGEFNGLKALILKDNPSAHYIHCFAHQLQLVIVAVAKKHDGVKEFYETLGMVVNTEKD; encoded by the exons ATGGGGTCTGTTCGTAGTGCTGGATTTTGTTTAGAAAATAGTTTACCGTTTCGTGGTCATGACGAATCTGAAAACTCTCTTTATAAAGGTATATTTCTTTCGGTTTTAAAGTTGATTAGTGTGAACAACCCGGATATTAGTAAGTACACTTTAGGGAAGGCGAAGAAGAATAATAAGTTGACAGCTCCATCGATTCAAAAAGAGATTGTCGATTGCTATGCGAAAGAAGTAACCAAAATGATTTGTGAAGAAATTAAAGACGATGTCTTTGGGTTGTTAGTAGATGAGTCTAGCGACGTGTCTTTAAAGGAACAAATGGCCGTAGTTGTGAGATATGTCGATAAGGTCGGAGTTGTTAAAGAGAGTTTAATTGGAGTTACTCGT GTCAGGGGTCAAGGTTATGATGGTGCAAGCAACATGCGGGGAGAGTTTAATGGATTAAAAGCTTTAATTCTGAAAGACAATCCATCGGCACATTACATACATTGCTTTGCTCATCAACTTCAGTTAGTGATTGTGGCTGTAGCAAAAAAGCATGAtggtgttaaagaattttatgaaactCTTGGCATGGTTGTTAATACG GAAAAGGATTAA